Proteins encoded together in one Gemmatimonadetes bacterium T265 window:
- a CDS encoding PTS sugar transporter subunit IIA — protein sequence MELREFFSEDAVKLDLESTSKDDVLKELIGLLKLDEKSEGMLFKMLKRRENLGSTGIGRGIAIPHCRSLVVNKLRVAFGRKKEGIDFKAIDEKPVYFCFLIVAPPLEVSNQYLPVLGKIAQFSKEPDVPQRLLELTEPSQFMELLKEKGV from the coding sequence ATGGAACTGCGCGAGTTCTTCTCCGAGGACGCGGTCAAGCTCGACCTCGAGTCGACCAGCAAGGACGACGTGCTCAAGGAGCTGATCGGCCTGCTCAAGCTCGACGAGAAGTCGGAGGGCATGCTGTTCAAGATGCTGAAGCGCCGCGAGAACCTCGGCTCGACCGGGATCGGACGCGGGATCGCGATTCCGCACTGCCGCTCCCTCGTCGTCAACAAGCTGCGCGTCGCCTTCGGCCGCAAGAAGGAGGGGATCGACTTCAAGGCGATCGACGAGAAGCCGGTGTACTTCTGCTTCCTGATCGTCGCCCCGCCGCTCGAGGTGTCCAACCAGTACCTCCCGGTGCTCGGCAAGATCGCCCAGTTCAGCAAGGAGCCCGACGTCCCGCAACGCCTGCTGGAGCTGACGGAGCCCTCGCAGTTCATGGAGCTGTTGAAGGAAAAGGGCGTCTGA
- the proS gene encoding proline--tRNA ligase, producing MADDKKLTTRAADFSAWYNELVVRAELADYAPVRGCMVIRPNGYGIWERMQRALDDMFKETGHVNAYFPLFIPQSFLSKEAQHVEGFAPETAVVTYGGGKELEEPLVVRPTSETIIYSMFSKWVQSYRDLPLLYNQWANVVRWEMRTRLFLRTLEFLWQEGHTAHATEAEAETEARQMLGVYRDFMEGYIAMPVVTGQKTESEKFAGALRTYSCEAMMQDGRALQAGTSHNLGQNFAKAFDLTFQSEGGTIEHAWNTSWGVSTRMVGGLIMTHSDDNGLQTPPLLAPVELVIVPIYRTDEDRARVVEAAERIRRTLVDWERREPNRLRVHVDARDGMKPGAKYYHWEMRGIPLRMEIGPRDLDANQAVLVRRDTRAKKTVSLDAVGEEVEELLETMQDDMLAAARARMDARSYRGVTSYDQFKEIVEAGGFVYAGWNGDPAVEARVKEETKATIRVIPDEEFRSAEAPARCLVTGEPARHEVVWARAY from the coding sequence ATGGCCGACGATAAGAAGCTGACCACCCGCGCCGCCGACTTCAGCGCGTGGTACAACGAGCTGGTCGTGCGCGCGGAGCTCGCCGACTACGCGCCCGTGCGCGGCTGCATGGTGATCCGCCCCAACGGGTACGGGATCTGGGAGCGGATGCAGCGCGCGCTCGACGACATGTTCAAGGAGACGGGGCACGTCAACGCGTACTTCCCGCTCTTCATCCCGCAGAGCTTCCTGAGCAAGGAGGCGCAGCACGTCGAGGGATTCGCGCCCGAGACGGCCGTCGTCACGTACGGCGGCGGCAAGGAGCTCGAGGAGCCGCTCGTCGTGCGGCCGACGTCGGAGACGATCATCTACTCGATGTTCTCGAAGTGGGTGCAGAGCTACCGCGACCTGCCGCTGCTCTACAACCAGTGGGCGAACGTGGTGCGCTGGGAAATGCGCACGCGCCTCTTCCTGCGCACACTCGAGTTCCTCTGGCAGGAGGGGCACACGGCGCACGCGACCGAGGCCGAGGCGGAGACCGAGGCGCGCCAGATGTTAGGCGTGTACCGCGACTTCATGGAAGGCTACATCGCGATGCCCGTGGTGACCGGGCAGAAGACGGAGAGTGAGAAGTTCGCCGGGGCACTCCGCACGTACAGCTGCGAGGCGATGATGCAGGACGGCCGGGCGCTGCAGGCGGGCACGTCGCACAACCTCGGGCAGAACTTCGCGAAGGCGTTCGACCTCACGTTCCAGAGCGAGGGGGGCACGATCGAGCACGCCTGGAACACGAGTTGGGGCGTGTCGACGCGGATGGTCGGTGGTCTCATCATGACGCACTCCGACGACAACGGGTTGCAAACGCCGCCGTTGCTCGCCCCCGTCGAGCTCGTGATCGTGCCGATCTACCGAACCGACGAGGACCGCGCGCGCGTCGTCGAGGCCGCGGAGCGAATCCGGCGGACGCTCGTCGATTGGGAGCGGCGTGAGCCGAACCGGCTGCGCGTGCACGTCGACGCGCGCGACGGGATGAAGCCGGGCGCGAAGTACTACCACTGGGAGATGCGCGGCATCCCGCTCCGGATGGAGATCGGGCCGCGCGACCTCGACGCGAACCAGGCGGTGCTCGTGCGCCGTGACACGCGCGCGAAGAAGACGGTGTCGCTGGATGCGGTGGGCGAGGAAGTCGAGGAACTGCTCGAGACGATGCAGGACGACATGCTCGCGGCCGCGCGCGCGCGGATGGACGCTCGATCGTACCGCGGCGTGACGAGCTACGACCAGTTCAAGGAGATCGTCGAGGCGGGCGGGTTCGTGTACGCGGGGTGGAACGGCGACCCCGCGGTCGAGGCGCGCGTGAAGGAAGAGACGAAAGCGACCATCCGCGTCATCCCCGACGAGGAGTTCCGGAGCGCCGAGGCGCCGGCGCGCTGTTTGGTGACCGGAGAACCGGCCCGGCACGAGGTGGTGTGGGCGCGAGCGTACTGA
- the purL gene encoding phosphoribosylformylglycinamidine synthase subunit PurL: MTTAHDATVLPRPGDPEITPALVAEHGLTPFEYERLLAMLGRTPTYTELGVVSALWSEHCSYKHSRPLLRTLPTRAPWVLQGPGENAGVIAVGDGLAVAFKIESHNHPSAVEPYQGAATGVGGILRDVFTMGARPIAMLNSLRFGALDSPRVRHLFAGVVKGVGDYGNCVGVPTVAGEVAFDPAYEGNPLVNAMCVGLLREDELIRAVAQGVGNPILAVGARTGRDGIHGASFASEDLSAATEAKRPRVQVGDPFTEKLLLEASLELIASGDIVAIQDMGAAGLTSSSAEMAERGDVGVTIDVTKVPVREPNMTPYEILLSESQERMLVVARRGREDAVRAVLEKWDLTAAVIGEVIAEPVYRVTEGERVVAEFPGTRLVTDCPTYTPDARESDAVRALRAVDVAATPARPEEADPLWALGKLLASPTIASKRWVYRQYDTMVRTSTVVGPGGDAAVVRLRGTDRAVAVKTDCNGRHCYLDPREGAKAAVAEAARNVACTGARPLAITNNLNFGNPTRPDVYHQLREAVAGMGEACRALGTPVTGGNVSLYNENPTGAIYPTPVVGMVGLIDSLAHVTRATFRPPADGATGAAIVLLGDNTDELGGSEYLARVHGVVAGAPPRVDLDAEQQLITALLAAIRAGHVHSAHDTSDGGLAVALAECAIADPDVRTGVDVDLSPWAALPLRALLYGESHGRVIVSTDAPDAVLASARDHGVPATVIGRVTPAGDGFNVRVGGARRSTSIDALARGYHETIPAAMAGPAAAAA; this comes from the coding sequence ATGACCACCGCCCACGACGCGACCGTCCTCCCCCGCCCCGGCGACCCGGAGATCACCCCCGCGCTCGTCGCCGAACACGGGCTCACGCCGTTCGAGTACGAGCGGCTGCTCGCGATGCTCGGGCGTACGCCGACCTACACCGAACTCGGGGTCGTGAGCGCGCTCTGGAGCGAGCATTGCTCGTACAAGCACTCGCGGCCGCTCCTCCGCACGCTCCCGACGCGCGCGCCCTGGGTGCTGCAGGGGCCGGGGGAGAACGCCGGCGTCATCGCCGTGGGCGACGGGCTCGCGGTCGCGTTCAAGATCGAATCCCACAACCACCCGTCGGCCGTCGAGCCCTACCAGGGCGCGGCGACCGGCGTCGGCGGAATCCTCCGCGACGTGTTCACGATGGGCGCGCGCCCGATCGCGATGCTCAACTCGCTGCGGTTCGGCGCGCTCGACTCGCCGCGCGTGCGGCACCTGTTCGCGGGCGTCGTCAAGGGCGTCGGCGACTACGGGAACTGCGTCGGCGTGCCCACCGTCGCGGGCGAGGTCGCGTTCGACCCCGCGTACGAGGGCAACCCGCTCGTCAACGCGATGTGCGTCGGGCTGCTGCGCGAGGACGAACTCATCCGCGCCGTCGCGCAGGGCGTCGGCAACCCGATCCTCGCCGTCGGCGCGCGCACCGGACGCGACGGCATCCACGGCGCGTCGTTCGCCTCCGAGGACCTCTCCGCCGCGACCGAGGCGAAGCGGCCGCGCGTGCAGGTCGGCGACCCGTTCACCGAGAAGCTCCTGCTGGAGGCCTCGCTCGAGCTGATCGCGTCGGGCGACATCGTCGCGATCCAGGACATGGGCGCCGCCGGCCTGACGTCGTCGAGCGCCGAGATGGCCGAGCGCGGCGACGTCGGCGTGACGATCGACGTCACCAAGGTGCCGGTGCGCGAGCCGAACATGACCCCCTACGAGATCCTCCTGAGCGAATCGCAGGAGCGCATGCTCGTCGTCGCCAGGCGCGGGCGCGAGGACGCGGTGCGCGCGGTACTCGAAAAGTGGGACCTGACCGCGGCGGTGATCGGCGAGGTGATCGCCGAGCCGGTGTACCGCGTGACCGAGGGCGAGCGGGTCGTCGCCGAGTTCCCGGGCACTCGGCTCGTGACCGACTGCCCGACCTACACGCCCGACGCGCGCGAGTCGGACGCCGTCCGCGCGCTCCGCGCCGTCGACGTCGCGGCAACGCCCGCGCGCCCCGAGGAGGCCGACCCGCTCTGGGCGTTAGGCAAGCTCCTCGCGAGCCCGACGATCGCGAGCAAGCGCTGGGTCTACCGCCAGTACGACACGATGGTGCGCACGAGCACCGTCGTCGGCCCGGGCGGCGACGCCGCCGTCGTCCGGCTGCGCGGCACCGACCGCGCGGTCGCGGTGAAGACCGACTGCAACGGCCGGCACTGCTACCTCGACCCGCGCGAGGGCGCGAAGGCGGCCGTTGCGGAGGCGGCGCGCAACGTCGCGTGCACCGGCGCGCGCCCGCTCGCGATCACCAACAACCTCAACTTCGGCAACCCCACCCGCCCCGACGTCTACCACCAGCTCCGCGAGGCGGTGGCCGGGATGGGCGAGGCCTGCCGCGCGTTGGGCACGCCCGTGACCGGGGGCAACGTATCGCTCTACAACGAGAACCCGACCGGCGCGATCTACCCGACGCCCGTGGTCGGGATGGTCGGTCTGATCGACTCACTCGCGCACGTGACGCGCGCGACGTTCCGCCCACCTGCGGACGGCGCGACCGGCGCCGCAATCGTGCTACTCGGCGACAATACCGACGAGCTCGGCGGGAGCGAGTACCTCGCGCGCGTGCACGGCGTGGTCGCCGGCGCGCCGCCGCGCGTCGACCTCGACGCCGAACAGCAGCTCATCACGGCGCTGCTTGCCGCGATCCGCGCCGGCCACGTCCACTCCGCGCACGACACGAGCGACGGCGGGCTCGCGGTCGCGCTCGCGGAATGCGCGATCGCCGACCCCGACGTGCGGACCGGTGTCGACGTCGATCTCTCCCCCTGGGCCGCGCTGCCTCTCCGAGCGCTCCTTTACGGCGAGTCGCACGGGCGCGTGATCGTCTCGACCGACGCGCCGGATGCGGTCCTGGCGTCCGCGCGCGACCACGGCGTTCCCGCCACCGTCATCGGCCGCGTCACGCCCGCGGGCGACGGCTTCAACGTCCGCGTCGGCGGCGCACGCCGGTCGACGTCGATCGACGCGCTCGCCCGCGGGTATCACGAGACGATCCCGGCGGCGATGGCCGGACCCGCGGCTGCGGCCGCCTGA
- a CDS encoding phosphodiesterase, which produces MKVGLIGDTHDRVPAVEQFAERFAAAGASFVLHAGDYCAPFSLAPFRAGALPLLGVFGRNDGDRDGLRAAASTLPSGGELFESPHSLELGGRSVLLVHDLGDALARSVEGHAIVVHGCSHRAEVRQRGGTLLVNPGEACGWLTGSCTAAVLDLDTLSVERVTLDLPRGA; this is translated from the coding sequence ATGAAAGTCGGGCTGATCGGCGACACGCACGACCGCGTGCCGGCGGTGGAGCAGTTCGCGGAACGCTTCGCGGCCGCGGGCGCGTCGTTCGTGCTGCACGCGGGCGACTACTGCGCCCCGTTCTCGCTCGCGCCCTTCCGCGCGGGCGCGCTGCCGCTCCTCGGCGTGTTCGGGCGCAACGACGGCGACCGCGACGGGCTGCGCGCCGCGGCCTCGACGCTCCCGTCGGGCGGCGAGCTGTTCGAGTCGCCGCACTCGCTCGAACTCGGCGGCCGCTCGGTGCTGCTCGTGCACGACCTCGGGGACGCGCTCGCGCGCTCGGTCGAAGGACACGCGATCGTCGTGCACGGGTGCTCGCACCGCGCGGAAGTGCGCCAGCGCGGCGGGACGCTGCTCGTCAACCCGGGAGAGGCGTGCGGGTGGCTCACGGGATCGTGCACCGCCGCCGTCCTCGACCTCGACACGCTGAGCGTCGAGCGGGTCACGCTCGACCTTCCGCGCGGCGCCTGA
- a CDS encoding tRNA-dihydrouridine synthase translates to MPGFPFPVRTEVPLYLAPMAGVSESPFRRLCRAHGADVVVTEFLSAEGIRRENEATIRKLRFGPEERPIGVQIFGADPAAMAEAAALVTDVFQPEFVDINFGCPVKKVVRRNGGSGCLKDMDLVAAIIRAVSRATHLPVTVKTRSGWSEETRDPVGIARRMQDAGARAFTLHARTRTQMYTGHARWEEIAAVVDALDVPVIGNGDIKTPDDALRMLRMTGAAGIMIGRGSYGQPWIFDQAKDLIAGRPMRPTPAVEERFAIALGHARMVQAYEADPVGAALEFRKHLGWYVKGLPNSADIRRRLHTVNSFDEVEGIFADYLERRSRGELADEAGRSDEPANDPDPVDPCCATA, encoded by the coding sequence ATGCCCGGGTTCCCGTTCCCCGTACGCACCGAGGTGCCGTTGTACCTCGCGCCGATGGCCGGCGTGTCGGAGTCGCCGTTCCGGCGGCTGTGTCGCGCGCACGGCGCCGACGTGGTCGTCACCGAGTTCCTCTCGGCCGAGGGGATCCGCCGCGAGAACGAGGCGACGATCCGGAAGCTGCGTTTCGGGCCCGAAGAGCGTCCGATCGGCGTGCAGATCTTCGGCGCGGACCCGGCCGCGATGGCAGAGGCGGCCGCGCTCGTCACGGACGTGTTCCAGCCCGAGTTCGTCGACATCAATTTCGGGTGTCCGGTGAAGAAGGTCGTGCGGCGGAATGGCGGCTCGGGGTGCCTGAAGGACATGGACCTCGTCGCCGCGATCATCCGCGCCGTGTCGCGCGCGACACACCTGCCGGTCACGGTCAAGACACGCAGCGGCTGGAGCGAGGAGACGCGCGACCCGGTGGGGATCGCGCGGCGCATGCAGGACGCGGGCGCGCGCGCGTTCACGCTGCACGCGCGCACGCGCACGCAGATGTACACGGGGCACGCCCGCTGGGAGGAGATCGCCGCGGTCGTCGATGCGCTCGACGTGCCGGTAATCGGCAACGGGGACATCAAGACCCCGGACGACGCGCTGCGCATGCTCCGCATGACCGGCGCCGCTGGAATCATGATCGGCCGGGGTTCGTACGGTCAGCCGTGGATCTTCGATCAGGCCAAGGACCTCATCGCGGGCCGGCCGATGCGCCCGACGCCCGCGGTCGAGGAGCGTTTCGCGATCGCGCTCGGCCACGCGCGTATGGTGCAGGCGTACGAGGCGGATCCGGTAGGCGCCGCGCTCGAGTTCCGGAAGCATCTGGGCTGGTACGTCAAAGGGCTGCCGAACTCGGCTGACATCCGGCGGCGGCTGCATACGGTCAACTCGTTCGACGAGGTCGAAGGCATCTTCGCCGACTACCTCGAGCGGCGCTCGCGCGGCGAGCTCGCCGATGAGGCCGGGCGGTCGGACGAACCCGCGAACGACCCCGACCCGGTCGACCCCTGCTGCGCGACGGCCTGA
- the lysA gene encoding diaminopimelate decarboxylase: MGASVLSGAGAAAVPAFALVDGVLHAGGVPLPAIADAVGTPTYVYDAPTVRAQYARLVRAFAGIPHRVHYSVKANSNLALLREFKALGAGVDVVSGGELFRARAAGFGPGDVVFSGVGKTARELDEALDAGVLFVNVESEGELLLLDAVAAERGVVAPVALRVNPEVSVDSPHEYIRTGEKGQKFGIPFDEIPDAAQLARSLRHVRLVGLDMHIGSQLATFDPYGAALLRVLGLLTRLRADGADAIEYLDVGGGLAVTYRDEPAADVARVARGIREAVSGLGVSLVLEPGRFLVAEAGVLLARVLYRKHSGGKEYVITDAGMNDLVRPSHYDAYHAITAVAPRGGRIVADVVGPVCESGDFLALDRDLDDLRPGDLAAVHTAGAYGFAMASNYNSRPRAAEVIVDEGCWRLVTARESYEDLVRHERQAA, translated from the coding sequence GTGGGCGCGAGCGTACTGAGCGGCGCGGGTGCCGCAGCGGTGCCGGCGTTCGCGCTCGTCGACGGCGTGTTGCACGCGGGCGGCGTTCCACTCCCGGCGATCGCCGACGCGGTCGGCACGCCGACGTACGTGTACGACGCCCCGACCGTACGGGCGCAGTACGCGCGGCTCGTGCGCGCGTTCGCCGGCATTCCGCACCGGGTGCACTACAGCGTCAAGGCGAACTCGAACCTCGCACTCCTGCGCGAGTTCAAGGCGTTAGGCGCGGGCGTCGACGTCGTTTCCGGGGGCGAGCTGTTCCGCGCCCGCGCCGCGGGGTTCGGGCCGGGCGACGTGGTCTTCAGCGGCGTCGGGAAGACTGCGCGGGAGCTCGACGAGGCGCTCGACGCGGGGGTGCTGTTCGTCAACGTGGAGAGCGAGGGCGAGCTGCTGCTGCTCGACGCCGTCGCGGCCGAGCGCGGCGTGGTCGCGCCGGTCGCGCTGCGCGTCAATCCCGAGGTGAGCGTCGACAGCCCGCACGAGTACATCCGCACGGGCGAGAAGGGGCAGAAGTTCGGGATCCCGTTCGACGAGATCCCGGACGCCGCCCAACTCGCGCGCTCGCTGCGGCACGTGCGGCTCGTCGGGCTCGACATGCACATCGGGTCGCAACTCGCCACCTTCGATCCCTACGGCGCGGCGCTGCTCCGCGTGCTCGGCCTGCTCACCCGGCTGCGCGCTGACGGTGCCGACGCGATCGAGTACCTCGACGTCGGCGGCGGGCTCGCCGTGACGTACCGCGACGAGCCCGCGGCGGACGTCGCGCGCGTGGCCCGCGGGATCCGCGAGGCGGTGAGCGGGCTCGGCGTTTCGCTCGTGCTCGAGCCCGGGCGGTTCCTCGTCGCCGAAGCCGGCGTGTTGCTCGCGCGCGTGCTGTACCGGAAGCACAGCGGCGGGAAGGAGTACGTGATCACGGACGCGGGGATGAACGATTTGGTGCGGCCGTCGCACTACGACGCGTACCACGCCATCACGGCCGTGGCGCCGCGCGGGGGTCGCATCGTGGCCGACGTCGTCGGGCCGGTGTGCGAGAGCGGCGACTTCCTCGCGCTCGACCGCGACCTCGACGACCTGCGGCCGGGCGACCTCGCGGCCGTGCACACCGCCGGCGCGTACGGGTTTGCGATGGCGTCCAATTACAACTCGCGCCCGCGCGCGGCCGAGGTGATCGTCGACGAGGGGTGCTGGCGACTCGTGACGGCGCGGGAATCGTACGAGGACCTCGTCCGCCACGAACGGCAGGCCGCATGA
- the purF gene encoding amidophosphoribosyltransferase produces MCGIFGVFGRADAAHLVQRGLYALQHRGQESAGIAAAGDGHAFAVKRMGLVGEGLRPDELDALAGEVSIGHTRYSTAGSSTLENAQPVLARSRGGHIALAHNGNLTNAAELRFELEEQGAIFQSTMDSEVVVHRIARASPDVAPEHRVAAALEGVEGAYCLLIVIGDTLVAARDPRGWRPLVMGRLGDATVFASETCALDIVGATFVREIAAGEVVAVDAEGERSSFPLPRQELRRCVFEHVYFARPDSRIFGGSVDRARRALGRRLAREAPAPTAELVFSVPDSSNSAALGYANEAGLPYELALIRNHYVGRTFIQPSQDERDLKVKVKYNAVREVLDGRSVVMVDDSIVRGTTTRGLIAMVREAGAREVHMRVSSAPVTGPCYYGIDTPNRDELIAAQMDVDEIAAAIGADSLGYLPIDAMLESVPSGPEGFCHACFSGDYPTPPPTDPIKLREGCGC; encoded by the coding sequence ATGTGCGGCATCTTTGGCGTCTTCGGTCGCGCTGACGCAGCGCACCTCGTCCAGCGCGGGCTCTACGCGCTCCAACACCGCGGTCAGGAGTCGGCCGGCATCGCCGCCGCGGGCGACGGGCACGCGTTCGCGGTCAAGCGGATGGGCCTCGTCGGCGAGGGCCTGCGGCCGGACGAACTCGACGCGCTCGCGGGCGAGGTTTCCATCGGTCACACGCGGTACAGCACCGCGGGCTCGTCGACGCTGGAGAACGCGCAGCCGGTGCTCGCGCGGTCGCGCGGCGGCCACATCGCGCTCGCGCACAACGGCAACCTGACCAACGCGGCCGAGCTGCGGTTCGAACTCGAGGAGCAGGGCGCGATCTTCCAGTCCACGATGGACTCCGAGGTCGTGGTGCACCGCATCGCCCGCGCGTCGCCCGACGTCGCGCCCGAGCACCGCGTCGCCGCCGCGCTCGAAGGCGTCGAGGGCGCGTACTGCCTGCTCATCGTGATCGGCGACACGCTCGTCGCGGCGCGCGACCCGCGCGGCTGGCGTCCGCTCGTGATGGGGCGGCTCGGTGATGCCACGGTGTTTGCCTCCGAGACGTGCGCGCTGGACATCGTCGGCGCGACGTTCGTTCGCGAGATCGCGGCGGGCGAGGTCGTCGCGGTCGACGCGGAGGGCGAGCGCTCCAGCTTCCCCCTTCCGCGCCAGGAACTCCGCCGCTGCGTGTTCGAGCACGTCTACTTCGCGCGCCCGGACAGCCGCATCTTCGGCGGATCGGTCGACCGCGCGCGGCGCGCGCTCGGCCGACGCCTCGCGCGCGAGGCGCCCGCGCCGACCGCAGAACTCGTCTTCAGCGTACCGGACTCGTCGAACTCCGCCGCGCTCGGATACGCCAACGAAGCCGGCCTACCGTACGAGCTCGCGCTCATCCGCAACCACTACGTCGGCCGCACCTTCATCCAGCCGTCGCAGGACGAACGCGACCTCAAGGTGAAGGTCAAGTACAACGCGGTCCGCGAGGTGCTCGACGGCCGGTCGGTCGTCATGGTCGACGACTCGATCGTCCGCGGCACGACGACGCGCGGCCTGATCGCGATGGTGCGCGAGGCGGGTGCCCGCGAGGTCCACATGCGCGTCAGTTCTGCGCCCGTGACGGGGCCGTGCTACTACGGCATCGACACGCCTAACCGCGACGAGCTGATCGCCGCGCAGATGGACGTCGACGAGATCGCCGCCGCGATCGGTGCCGACTCGCTCGGCTATCTCCCGATCGACGCGATGCTCGAATCCGTCCCGAGCGGGCCCGAGGGCTTCTGCCACGCGTGCTTCTCCGGCGACTACCCCACGCCGCCTCCCACCGACCCCATCAAGCTCCGCGAAGGCTGCGGCTGCTGA
- the guaA gene encoding GMP synthase [glutamine-hydrolyzing] gives MSSRILILDYGSQYTQLIARRVREARVYSEIHPPTRTLDWVREWAPAGIILSGGPNSVYGENVPTADPALLDVAPVLGICYGMQLVAHLSRGAVTRGGRREYGRAEMRVEDAAGLFAGFDPGETATVWMSHGDHVDVVPDGYVVTASSASNPIAAMRHATKPIHCVQFHPEVAHTPRGNEVIANFLFDVCGAEATWTPGAFVAEEVERVRERVGASRVICGLSGGVDSAVAAALVHRAVGDQLTCIFVDTGLLRRHEREQVEQTFRRHLGIDLRVVDASDRFLSALAGVDDPEQKRKIIGHTFIDVFEDAAASVGADVKFLVQGTLYPDVIESASPSGGPSVTIKTHHNVGGLKPDMQFRLIEPLRELFKDEVRNVGRELGLPEEMVGRHPFPGPGLAIRVLGAVTPGQLEVLRSADAIYLEEIRAAGLYDEIWQAFAVLLPVRSVGVMGDERTYDYVLALRAVTSTDGMTADWYPMPHDVLAGISNRIINEVDGVNRVAYDVSSKPPATIEWE, from the coding sequence GTGTCCAGCCGCATCCTCATCCTCGACTACGGCTCGCAGTACACGCAGCTGATCGCGCGGCGCGTGCGCGAGGCGCGCGTCTACTCCGAGATCCACCCGCCCACGCGCACGCTCGACTGGGTGCGCGAGTGGGCGCCGGCCGGGATTATCCTCTCGGGCGGCCCGAACTCGGTCTACGGCGAGAACGTGCCGACGGCCGACCCGGCGCTCCTCGACGTCGCGCCGGTCCTCGGCATCTGCTACGGGATGCAACTCGTCGCGCACCTCTCGCGCGGCGCGGTAACGCGCGGCGGGCGTCGCGAGTACGGGCGCGCGGAGATGCGCGTCGAGGACGCGGCCGGGTTGTTCGCCGGGTTCGACCCGGGCGAAACCGCCACGGTGTGGATGAGCCACGGCGACCACGTGGACGTCGTGCCCGACGGGTACGTGGTGACCGCGAGCAGCGCGTCGAACCCGATCGCCGCGATGCGACACGCGACGAAGCCGATCCACTGCGTGCAGTTCCACCCGGAGGTCGCGCACACGCCGCGCGGCAACGAGGTGATCGCGAACTTCCTCTTCGACGTGTGCGGTGCCGAGGCGACGTGGACGCCGGGGGCGTTCGTGGCGGAGGAGGTCGAGCGCGTGCGGGAGCGCGTCGGCGCGTCGCGCGTGATCTGCGGGCTGTCGGGCGGCGTCGACTCGGCGGTCGCGGCCGCGTTAGTCCACCGGGCGGTGGGCGATCAGCTCACGTGCATCTTCGTCGACACCGGCCTGCTACGCCGTCACGAGCGCGAGCAGGTCGAACAGACGTTCCGCCGCCACCTCGGCATCGACCTGCGCGTGGTCGACGCCTCGGACCGCTTTCTCTCCGCCCTCGCCGGCGTCGACGACCCGGAGCAGAAGCGGAAGATCATCGGCCACACATTCATCGACGTGTTCGAGGACGCGGCCGCGTCGGTCGGCGCCGACGTGAAGTTCCTCGTGCAGGGTACGCTCTACCCCGACGTGATCGAGAGCGCGTCGCCGAGCGGCGGGCCGAGCGTGACGATCAAGACGCACCACAACGTCGGGGGCCTGAAGCCGGACATGCAGTTCCGGCTCATCGAGCCGCTCCGCGAGTTGTTCAAGGACGAGGTGCGGAACGTCGGCCGCGAGCTCGGCCTCCCGGAGGAGATGGTCGGCCGGCACCCGTTCCCCGGGCCGGGGCTCGCGATCCGGGTGTTAGGCGCGGTCACGCCGGGCCAGCTCGAGGTGCTCCGGTCCGCGGACGCGATCTACCTCGAGGAGATCCGCGCGGCCGGCCTCTACGACGAGATCTGGCAGGCGTTCGCGGTCCTGCTGCCGGTGCGCAGCGTGGGCGTCATGGGCGACGAGCGGACGTACGACTACGTGCTCGCGCTCCGCGCGGTGACGAGCACGGACGGGATGACGGCGGATTGGTACCCAATGCCGCACGACGTGCTCGCCGGCATCTCGAACCGGATCATCAACGAGGTGGACGGCGTGAACCGCGTCGCCTACGACGTCAGCTCCAAGCCGCCCGCGACTATCGAATGGGAGTGA
- the purQ gene encoding phosphoribosylformylglycinamidine synthase subunit PurQ, giving the protein MRVGIVTFPGSNCDYDAYHAVVDQLGERAEYVWHKTSSLGGVDVVVLPGGFSYGDYLRCGAIARFSPVMAAVAEHARRGAPVLAICNGFQIACEAGLLPGALLRNASLRYVCEWRTLRVESTESPFTSGYAPGALVRVPIAHGEGRYVADDETLARLEGDGRVAFRYVDERGAPGDEGNPNGSMRDIAGILSERRNVLGMMPHPERAVDPLVGGDDGLRLFESLLGAVAA; this is encoded by the coding sequence GTGCGCGTCGGCATCGTCACCTTCCCCGGCTCCAACTGCGACTACGACGCGTACCACGCGGTGGTCGACCAGCTCGGCGAGCGTGCGGAGTACGTGTGGCACAAGACGTCGTCGCTCGGCGGCGTCGACGTCGTCGTGTTACCGGGCGGGTTCAGCTACGGCGACTACCTCCGGTGCGGCGCCATCGCCCGGTTCAGCCCGGTGATGGCCGCGGTCGCCGAGCACGCGAGGCGGGGTGCGCCGGTGCTCGCGATCTGCAACGGGTTCCAGATCGCCTGCGAGGCGGGGCTGCTGCCCGGCGCACTCCTGCGCAACGCGTCGCTCCGCTACGTGTGCGAGTGGCGCACGCTCCGCGTCGAGAGCACCGAGTCGCCGTTCACCTCGGGCTACGCGCCCGGCGCGCTCGTGCGCGTGCCGATCGCGCACGGCGAGGGGCGGTACGTGGCGGACGACGAGACGCTGGCGCGCCTCGAAGGCGACGGCCGCGTCGCCTTCCGCTACGTCGACGAACGCGGCGCGCCCGGCGACGAGGGCAACCCGAACGGCTCGATGCGCGACATCGCGGGCATCCTCTCCGAGCGCCGCAACGTGCTCGGCATGATGCCGCACCCCGAGCGCGCCGTCGACCCGCTCGTCGGCGGCGACGACGGGCTCCGGCTCTTCGAATCGCTGCTCGGCGCCGTCGCGGCCTAA